TGCCCAAGGGCGGATCGATGCCCGTCGACCCGGCAAGCGCCGACGGCGCCGGCGCTGCCAAACAATCCGCGAATTCGGCGGCCGGTTCAGCGCCGAAAGCGTCGGCGCTCTTCGCCCGCGCCGAATTCCTGCCGGCCAAACGGGGCCCCGCGAACGGTGCGAGACTGCTGCCGTACGCATTCGCGGCGATCGGTCTCATCGCAATCGTCATAGTCGCATTCCAATTGCCGCACCTCTTGCGCGCCTTTGGACCAGCGGCAGTCGCTCCTGTGCCGACCGCAACCGTCATCGTGCCGCAGATAGGATCTAACGGCACGCCGGGAGTCAAACACGCAAGCCACGTGAACACTTCCGCGGCCGAGCGACTGCTTCAGCGCGTCACTTCGAACGCGCCGGCACCCGACTTGTCGAAGTCTGCGCCGGCAGCCAACACTTCGAGCGGCACGTCTTCCTCTTCAGCGGTTTCGCAGACGCCTGCGCCGGCGGAGACATCCGCGGCGGCCAACGCGACGAGCATCCATCACGCCGCGCTGCCGCCCCGCCCCCCGCCCATCAATCGAGAACTCGTCGTCACCCTCGATGGGATCACGGCGTGGTACGGCCATAACGGGCACGTCGTGCACGTGACGTGGGACTCCACCGCCCAAGCGTCGGCCGAAGTCCAGCTCCTCGATTCGCGCAACGTCATCGTCGCCCAGAAACATCTTTCCGGACCGATCACCTCCGCGACCGTCACCTTGCCTCCGCGATTCCACGGCGAGGTCTTCGTCGCTGTGACGGCGATCGGATACCACGGTGAGCGCGTCGTCCAGTCGGGGTCGCCACAATGACCCGCGGAGCTGCGCAGTCGGAGAGATGACCCGCCCCGAACCTTCGATCGCGTCGGCAACCCTCGACGCGTTCTTCATCTTCGAAGTCGCCGACACGATCGACCTCGCTGCAGTCGGGCGAAGCATGAGCGCTCAGCCTGCCCCGCTCCGGCCCCGCGCGCCGTTGTCCGCCGGAAGCATTCGTTTCGCGGTCCCACCGCTTCTCGTCGGGCTGCCGCCCATTGAGGTAGCGGGAAGAGCCGGCACCGTCGCCGCGAAGATCTTTGATTTCGGAGTGGTATCGGTTCGTTTCGCATTTCCCTACGCCGGGTCGTGGGAAGGCTTCGCCGCACTCGCGAGCGAGCTTCGGCATGCCGATGATCTCCCGGCTCTATCGCGAAGGCTCTTGGACGAATTGCTCGCAACATGCGCAGCTGCGTTGGATGAGCCGCATGCGCCGCTCCTCGAAGACTATTTCATCTGCACGGTTGAGCGCTTCGATGAGGCTGTCACCGCAGCTGCCCTCTTGAGCGAGCACCGCGGCGCGCTTGCCGCCCTGTTGTTGGCCGAGTCCGCCGAGCTCGGCGTCGAGGCGCAGTCGGACGCGCTGCGACTGAGCTTCAGCTACTATCCGGACGATCTCGTCGTCGTGCTCTGGGATGCGGCGTTTGTCTACGAAAATCGCGACGACGCCGAAGTCATCCACGATCTGCTCGAATTTGCGAACTCGCAGCTCGTCGAATTTCGCACGTACGACGCCCGCCTGGACGGAGAGCTGGACACGATCTACGCCATGGAGACCTCGGGCAAGAACGCGTTCGGTCCGTTCCGCCGGCGAACGGCAGATGCGCGCGCCGAGCAGTTGCGGTACCTGATGGTCGATGTGCGCGAGTTGGCCGACCGCGCCAGCAACGCGTTGAAGATCATCGGTGATGCTTATTACGCGCGCATCTATCGCGGCATCGCCAGCCGTCTGGGCATCGAGGACTGGCAGCGCCAGATCGAATCCAAGCTGGACAGCGTCGGCGAAGTGTACCGGTATCTCATAGATCAGGCCCAGATAGCGCGCAGCGAGTTTCTCGAGATCATCGTGATCGTCTTGATCGCCATCGAAATAATCGTGGGCATCGTCGGCCTGCGACGATAGGGACGATATTCCGAAGGCCACCGCGCGGCGGGCGCCGTAATATTCGCAGCCGTGCTGAATAACAGTGTTGACCGGCTTGACTTGTGTCGACGGCTCTGCGCGCTTTTTGCGGTCGCAGCGCTCGCCGGCTGCGGTTCGGGCGCATCTCCGGGGTCGCAGGCGGCGCAGCCGCAACCGCCCGCATCGACCGGCCCGATCCGGCACATCATCATCGTCGTGCAAGAGAATCGCACGCCCGACAATCTCTTCCATGGATTGGCCGGCGCCGATATCGCTGATGTAGGCGTCACGTCTGGAGGCCGACAAGTGACGTTGGCGCCCATCACGCTGACCGGCACCTTCGATCTCGGTCATTCCCATGCCGATTGGCTGCGCGAGTATGACGGAGGCACCATGCACGGCGCCAACAACGTCGGCGTCTTCTGTCCTAATAAGCCATGCATGAAAGACCCGCAGTTCACGTATGTCGATCCGAGTTTTGTCCAGCCGTATTTCCAGATGGCGCAGTCATACGTCTTCGCCGACCGCATGTTCCAGACAAACGAGGGCCCGAGTTTCTCAGCGCACCAATACATCATAGCGGGAACATCGCTCACGGCGCCCACGAGCAATCTCTACGCGCTGGACAATCCCAACTTGGGCGGCGGCTGCGACGCGAGACAGGGCGACACCGTCGACACGATCTACGGTGATGGAACCGAAGGCCCACTCGTCGCGCCCTGTTTCGAACATCAAACCCTCATGGATCTGCTCGATGCCGCGCGCGTTTCGTGGCGTTACTACACGCCGGATCCTGGCTCGCTCTGGACCGGGCCCGCATCCATAAGCCATATCCGCAATGGCTCCGATTGGAGCCACGTGATCATACCGCAGTCTCAAGTGCTGACCGATATCGCAAACGGCCGGCTTGCGGATGTCTCCTGGGTGATGCCGGATGCGGCTGAATCGGATCACGCGATCGGCAATCAGGGCCTTGGCCCGTCTTGGGTCGCGTCGATCGTCAATGCCGTCGGCACAAGCGCCTACTGGGCCCACACCGCGATCTTCATCACGTGGGACGACTGGGGCGGCTGGTACGATCACGTCGCGCCGAAGGTCGTCAACGACGGC
The Candidatus Eremiobacteraceae bacterium DNA segment above includes these coding regions:
- a CDS encoding alkaline phosphatase family protein, yielding MCRRLCALFAVAALAGCGSGASPGSQAAQPQPPASTGPIRHIIIVVQENRTPDNLFHGLAGADIADVGVTSGGRQVTLAPITLTGTFDLGHSHADWLREYDGGTMHGANNVGVFCPNKPCMKDPQFTYVDPSFVQPYFQMAQSYVFADRMFQTNEGPSFSAHQYIIAGTSLTAPTSNLYALDNPNLGGGCDARQGDTVDTIYGDGTEGPLVAPCFEHQTLMDLLDAARVSWRYYTPDPGSLWTGPASISHIRNGSDWSHVIIPQSQVLTDIANGRLADVSWVMPDAAESDHAIGNQGLGPSWVASIVNAVGTSAYWAHTAIFITWDDWGGWYDHVAPKVVNDGTSWGSGYVYGFRVPLIVVSPYAKAAYISHSTHDFGSILKYIEERFDL